One genomic region from Methanocaldococcus fervens AG86 encodes:
- a CDS encoding class II glutamine amidotransferase, with the protein MCGIIGFMSRKKRMIKGDKVAIALDSLKERGNGKGSGYVGYGIYPKKYKDCYAFHVLIDNSPKFEKIKAEVEKVLEQYGTIIKDEEIPTEDGIIEKVHIPWRYFYEVDEKYADKEEDVVVDIVMEINDRVDGAFVISSGKDLGVFKAVGWPNEVAEFFRIDKYEGYMWLGHARYPTNTKAWWGGAHPFNLLNWSVVHNGEITSYGTNRRFVEMFGYKCRLLTDTEVVAYILDLLMRKHRVPVEYALSALAPRFWGEIDKMPEEEKELHTAIRLTYGGAMLNGPFAIAVGTPHGLIFMNGDIEEDTTMFGLTDRIKLRPLIAAEKDDMVFVSSEESAIRKICPDLDRVWMPDAGMPVIARPWK; encoded by the coding sequence ATGTGTGGAATTATCGGTTTTATGAGTAGAAAAAAAAGAATGATAAAAGGGGATAAAGTAGCGATAGCACTCGATAGTTTAAAAGAGAGAGGAAACGGAAAAGGTTCTGGTTATGTAGGTTATGGAATATATCCAAAAAAGTATAAAGATTGTTATGCTTTCCATGTATTAATTGACAATAGCCCAAAATTTGAAAAAATAAAGGCAGAAGTTGAGAAAGTTTTAGAACAATATGGGACTATTATTAAAGATGAGGAGATTCCAACAGAAGATGGAATTATAGAAAAAGTCCATATACCATGGAGATATTTCTATGAGGTTGATGAAAAATATGCAGATAAAGAGGAGGATGTTGTTGTAGATATCGTTATGGAGATAAACGATAGAGTGGATGGTGCGTTTGTTATATCAAGTGGAAAAGATTTAGGTGTCTTTAAAGCAGTTGGATGGCCTAATGAGGTCGCTGAATTTTTCAGAATAGATAAGTATGAAGGCTATATGTGGTTAGGTCATGCAAGATATCCAACAAACACAAAGGCGTGGTGGGGAGGAGCTCACCCATTCAACTTATTAAATTGGAGCGTTGTTCACAATGGAGAGATAACAAGCTATGGGACAAACAGAAGGTTCGTTGAGATGTTTGGTTACAAGTGTAGATTATTAACAGATACTGAAGTGGTTGCCTATATATTGGATTTATTAATGAGAAAACATAGAGTTCCTGTTGAATATGCGTTATCTGCTTTAGCTCCAAGATTCTGGGGTGAGATAGACAAGATGCCGGAGGAAGAAAAGGAGTTGCACACTGCAATAAGATTGACCTATGGAGGGGCTATGTTAAATGGTCCTTTCGCTATAGCAGTTGGAACTCCACACGGATTAATATTTATGAATGGAGACATTGAAGAAGATACAACAATGTTTGGTTTAACAGATAGAATTAAGTTAAGACCATTAATTGCAGCTGAGAAGGATGATATGGTATTTGTTTCAAGTGAAGAATCTGCTATAAGGAAAATCTGCCCTGATTTAGATAGAGTTTGGATGCCTGACGCTGGAATGCCAGTTATTGCAAGACCATGGAAATAA
- a CDS encoding RNA chaperone Hfq, giving the protein MNKPMKKQQPKKLIPNFEYARRLNGKKVKIFLRNGEVLDAEVTGVSNYEITVKVGDRNLLVFKHAIDYIEY; this is encoded by the coding sequence ATGAATAAACCAATGAAAAAGCAGCAACCAAAAAAACTTATTCCAAATTTTGAATATGCAAGAAGATTGAACGGAAAAAAGGTTAAAATATTCTTAAGAAATGGGGAAGTATTGGATGCTGAAGTTACTGGAGTCTCAAATTATGAAATAACAGTAAAAGTCGGAGACAGAAACTTGTTGGTATTTAAACATGCTATAGATTACATAGAATACTAA
- a CDS encoding energy-converting hydrogenase B subunit P, whose protein sequence is MPKMVLLPRMTMALGGYIRETTFPYEEDDEVKPFPYRNVIVGNPTDEPIKIEVPAYDEGWIDRHKKLGLIVVPVNEDDDFVGLFQMVKEKVKRE, encoded by the coding sequence ATGCCAAAGATGGTCTTATTACCGAGAATGACAATGGCTTTAGGGGGGTATATTAGAGAAACAACATTTCCTTATGAAGAAGATGATGAGGTAAAGCCATTCCCATACCGGAACGTTATAGTAGGAAATCCAACAGATGAGCCGATAAAAATAGAGGTCCCTGCCTATGATGAGGGTTGGATAGATAGGCATAAAAAATTGGGGTTAATTGTTGTTCCTGTTAATGAGGATGATGATTTTGTTGGATTATTCCAAATGGTTAAGGAGAAAGTTAAAAGGGAATAA
- a CDS encoding TIGR02253 family HAD-type hydrolase, which produces MIKGILFDLDDTLYNSSEFVEIARREAVKSMIDAGLNIDFEEAMNILNKIIKDKGSNYGKHFDDLVKAVLGRYDPKIITTGIITYHNVKFALLRPYPHTIKTLIELKAMGLKLGVITDGLTIKQWEKLIRLGIYPFFDDVITSEEFGLGKPHLEFFKYGLNRMGLKAEETIYVGDRIDKDIKPAKDLGMITVRILKGRYKDMEDDGYSDYTIKSLQELVDIVKELKNK; this is translated from the coding sequence ATGATAAAAGGAATTTTATTTGATTTGGATGATACCCTATATAACTCATCAGAATTCGTTGAGATTGCAAGAAGAGAGGCGGTTAAATCAATGATAGATGCGGGTTTGAATATAGATTTTGAGGAGGCAATGAATATATTAAATAAAATTATTAAAGACAAGGGTTCAAACTATGGAAAGCATTTTGATGATTTGGTTAAGGCAGTTTTAGGCAGATATGACCCAAAGATAATAACCACCGGAATAATAACATATCACAACGTTAAATTTGCTTTATTAAGACCTTATCCACATACAATAAAAACATTAATAGAGCTTAAGGCAATGGGGTTGAAGTTGGGGGTTATAACCGATGGATTAACTATAAAACAGTGGGAAAAGCTTATTAGATTGGGGATATATCCGTTTTTTGATGATGTAATTACATCAGAAGAATTTGGTTTAGGAAAACCCCATTTAGAGTTTTTTAAATATGGGTTGAATAGGATGGGATTAAAAGCTGAGGAAACAATATACGTTGGAGATAGAATTGATAAAGATATAAAGCCGGCAAAAGATCTAGGAATGATTACAGTTAGGATATTAAAAGGTAGATATAAGGATATGGAAGATGATGGTTATAGCGATTATACAATAAAATCGCTTCAAGAGCTCGTGGATATTGTTAAAGAACTAAAAAATAAATAA
- the cobS gene encoding adenosylcobinamide-GDP ribazoletransferase, whose protein sequence is MFREFKALLSFFTRIPTYVEEFDFERIANYFYLIVLIGYIFGIFSLIMGYVFNFLLPNLLAAVLILFFIEYLNGFHHIDGLIDFGDGWMAVGDKRKKLMAMKDRYIGCGGLVFAVFINLLAVASISYILDINIFYLLAVEVCTKLGMLSCSTFGNPLIEGTGRYFVKKSDEKFLTIGIILALPLILIFDGIERKIIIIAIITAIISGLCMAKIAKKHFGGVNGDVLGASNEITRVVVLIAVIISTNLVSLIKV, encoded by the coding sequence ATGTTTAGGGAATTTAAAGCTCTGCTGTCATTTTTTACGAGAATTCCAACTTATGTTGAGGAGTTTGATTTTGAAAGGATTGCAAATTATTTTTATTTAATTGTTTTAATTGGCTACATATTCGGGATTTTTAGCTTAATAATGGGCTATGTTTTTAACTTTTTGTTGCCAAATCTCTTAGCTGCTGTTTTAATTTTGTTTTTCATTGAGTATTTAAATGGATTTCACCATATTGATGGGTTAATTGATTTTGGAGACGGATGGATGGCTGTTGGAGATAAGAGAAAGAAATTAATGGCTATGAAAGATAGATACATTGGCTGTGGTGGTTTAGTTTTTGCAGTATTTATTAATTTATTGGCAGTTGCATCAATTTCTTACATTTTGGATATTAATATTTTTTATTTGCTGGCTGTAGAGGTGTGTACAAAGCTCGGGATGTTGAGCTGTTCAACGTTTGGAAATCCTCTGATTGAAGGAACTGGAAGATACTTTGTTAAAAAAAGTGATGAAAAGTTTTTAACAATTGGTATTATTTTAGCTTTGCCTTTAATTTTGATATTTGATGGAATTGAGAGAAAAATTATAATAATAGCCATAATAACAGCAATAATTAGTGGCTTATGTATGGCCAAGATAGCTAAAAAGCATTTTGGGGGAGTTAATGGGGATGTGTTGGGGGCTTCAAACGAGATAACGAGGGTTGTTGTTTTAATAGCTGTTATAATATCAACTAACTTAGTTTCATTAATTAAGGTCTAA
- the ecnA gene encoding calcium-activated nuclease EcnA codes for MTFKKELITLIIVFTFLGGCISHNFNNGDFIRSHEHYYGKVTKVVDGDTVYVNVNGEMWKIRLLGVDTPETYGKNSPYEYFLLNGTPITNTTYLKIWGEKAKYFAKKELENKTVIIVFDNRAPKKDRYGRYLAYIFINDSNNLINFNEELLKYGYARVYISNFELKNEFLEAEKEAKKNKIGLWNWKNN; via the coding sequence ATGACATTTAAAAAAGAACTCATAACTTTAATAATTGTTTTTACTTTTTTAGGAGGATGTATCAGCCATAATTTTAATAATGGCGATTTTATAAGATCTCATGAGCATTATTACGGAAAAGTTACTAAAGTTGTTGATGGAGACACGGTTTATGTAAATGTTAATGGAGAGATGTGGAAAATTAGGCTGTTGGGGGTTGATACTCCAGAAACTTATGGGAAAAATAGCCCTTATGAGTATTTTTTATTAAATGGAACGCCAATAACAAACACCACCTATTTAAAAATTTGGGGAGAAAAGGCCAAATATTTTGCAAAGAAAGAATTGGAAAATAAAACAGTTATTATTGTCTTTGATAATAGAGCTCCAAAAAAGGATAGATATGGAAGATATTTAGCTTACATTTTTATAAATGATAGCAACAATTTAATAAATTTCAATGAAGAACTTTTAAAATATGGTTATGCAAGGGTCTATATAAGCAATTTTGAGCTGAAAAATGAATTTTTAGAGGCTGAAAAAGAGGCTAAGAAAAATAAAATTGGCTTATGGAATTGGAAAAATAATTAA
- a CDS encoding shikimate kinase produces the protein MEGKAYALASGTIINAIATGKGSAFGLDLKVYARVKLIDDGKNRIEGRVLDNPNIKPNLIIRCVKNTLDYFGLNYSAYVETKTEIPIKSGLSSSSATSNAVVLATFDALNEKIDDELILNLGIKSSFDEKLTVTGAYDDATASYYGGITITDNLGRKILKRDKMREDLNVLVLIPNLEKNVDVNRMRLIKDYIEIAFNEAIEGNYFKALFLNGILYASALNFPTNIAIDALEAGAITAGLSGTGPGYIAIAEDEDVEKVKNALEKYGKVILTKPNNEGASIY, from the coding sequence ATGGAGGGCAAAGCCTATGCTTTAGCTTCTGGAACGATAATAAACGCCATAGCAACTGGGAAAGGTTCAGCTTTTGGTTTGGATTTAAAGGTTTATGCAAGAGTTAAGCTAATAGATGATGGGAAAAATAGAATAGAGGGGAGAGTTTTAGATAATCCAAACATTAAGCCAAATTTAATAATAAGATGTGTTAAAAATACTTTGGACTATTTTGGATTAAACTACTCTGCTTATGTTGAAACAAAGACGGAAATTCCAATAAAATCAGGTTTAAGTAGCAGTTCAGCCACGTCCAATGCCGTTGTTTTAGCTACATTTGATGCTTTAAATGAAAAGATAGACGATGAGCTAATATTAAATTTAGGAATAAAATCAAGCTTTGATGAAAAATTAACTGTAACCGGGGCTTATGATGATGCAACTGCTTCATACTATGGTGGAATAACTATAACTGATAATTTAGGGAGAAAAATTTTAAAAAGAGATAAGATGAGGGAAGATTTAAATGTATTGGTTTTAATTCCAAATTTGGAGAAGAATGTTGATGTAAATAGGATGAGACTAATAAAAGATTACATTGAAATTGCTTTTAATGAGGCTATTGAAGGAAATTACTTTAAAGCCTTGTTTTTGAATGGAATTCTTTATGCATCTGCTTTAAACTTTCCAACGAATATAGCGATAGATGCCTTAGAGGCTGGAGCAATAACAGCTGGGTTGTCTGGAACTGGACCGGGTTATATAGCAATAGCTGAAGATGAAGATGTTGAGAAAGTAAAAAACGCCTTAGAAAAGTATGGAAAGGTTATTTTAACAAAGCCAAACAATGAAGGGGCTTCTATCTATTAA